In Cynocephalus volans isolate mCynVol1 chromosome 3, mCynVol1.pri, whole genome shotgun sequence, one DNA window encodes the following:
- the SLC51B gene encoding organic solute transporter subunit beta, whose amino-acid sequence MDNSEGATGAPAGTMVPQELLKEMLWFFRVEDATPWNYSILALAAVVVVISSILLGRSIQANRNRKMKPPEKEIPEVLHLDEAGTKDSSLDNLKETLLSEKPNLAQVETEPKERDVPPVLLPDPPAAESQ is encoded by the exons ATGGACAATAGTGAGGGTGCTACTGGAGCCCCAGCTGGCACCATGGTTCCCCAGGAGCTGCTGAAAGAAATGCTTTGGTTTTTTCGTGTAGAAGATG CAACTCCTTGGAATTATTCCATCCTTGCCTTGGCAGCTGTGGTGGTCGTGATAAGCAGCATCCTCCTGGGAAGGAGCATCCAGGCAAACAG AAATCGAAAGATGAAGCCACCGGAAAAAGAAATTCCAGAAGTCCTGCATTTGGATGAGGCTGGAACCAAAGATAGCAGCCTTGACAACCTAAAAGAGACTTTGCTCTCAGAAAAGCCAAACTTGGCCCAGGTGGAAACTGAGCCAAAAGAGAGAGATGTCCCCCCAGTTCTCCTTCCAGACCCACCAGCAGCTGAGAGCCAATGA
- the RASL12 gene encoding ras-like protein family member 12 — MSSVFGKPRAGSGPQSAPLEVNLAILGRRGVGKSALTVKFLTKRFISEYDPNLEDTYSSEETVDHQPVHLRVMDTADLDTPRNCERYLNWAHAFLVVYSVDSRQSFEGSSRYLELLALHTKETQRGSPALLLGNKLDMAQYRQVTTAEGAALAGRFGCLFFEVSACLDFEHVQHVFHEAVREARRELERSPLARPLFISEERALPHQAPLTARHGLASCTFNTLSTVSLKEMPTVAQAKLVTVKSSRAQSKRKAPTLTLLKGFKIF, encoded by the exons ATGTCCTCGGTGTTCGGAAAACCCCGCGCGGGCAGCGGGCCGCAGAGCGCGCCGCTCGAAGTCAACCTGGCCATCCTAGGGCGCCGCGGGGTCGGCAAGTCCG CCCTGACTGTGAAGTTTCTGACCAAGAGGTTTATCAGCGAATATGATCCTAACTTGG AGGACACCTACAGCTCTGAGGAGACTGTGGACCACCAGCCTGTCCACCTGAGGGTCATGGACACTGCGGACCTG gacaCCCCCAGGAACTGTGAGCGCTACCTGAACTGGGCCCACGCCTTCCTTGTGGTGTACAGTGTCGACAGCCGCCAGAGCTTCGAGGGCAGCAGCAGATACCTGGAGCTGCTTGCTTTGCACACCAAGGAGACACAGCGCGGCTCCCCTGCTCTGTTGCTGGGCAATAAGCTGGACATGGCCCAGTACAG GCAAGTCACCACGGCAGAGGGCGCGGCGTTGGCAGGCAGGTTCGGGTGCCTGTTTTTCGAGGTCTCTGCCTGCCTGGACTTCGAGCACGTGCAGCATGTCTTCCATGAGGCAGTACGGGAGGCCCGGCGGGAGCTAGAGAGAAGCCCCCTGGCCCGGCCCCTCTTCATCTCTGAGGAGAGGGCGCTGCCTCACCAGGCCCCGCTCACTGCCCGGCATGGGCTGGCTAGCTGCACCTTCAACACACTCTCCACTGTCAGCCTGAAGGAGATGCCCACCGTGGCCCAGGCCAAGCTGGTCACTGTGAAGTCATCCCGGGCCCAGAGCAAGCGCAAGGCGCCCACCCTGACCCTACTGAAGGGCTTCAAGATCTTCTGA